DNA sequence from the Streptomyces tsukubensis genome:
GTGACCTATCTGGACCAGGAGTCCGCCGAACTGCTGATCACCGAACCGATCGCCCTGGAGAACGGGGAGAGCCGCTACCGCGGCGACTCCGTCGAACGCATCGTCGAGCTGACCGCCCGCAATCCGTACTACATCCAGCTCTTCTGCAACCGTCTCGTCGAGCACATGAACAGCGAACGCCAGTCGCTGATCGGCCCCGCCGATGTCGACAATGTCGCCGCCGCGCTGGTCAGCGGGGACAAACCGGTGGACCAGGGACAGTTCGACAATCTCCTCACCCCCGGCGACGCCGATGTCAGCGAACTGTCGGAGGACGTCGTGCTCGCGGTCCTCAAGGGCAGCCTCTCCGGCCACCGCCGCGATCTCCATCTCGACGGCCGCAAATCCCGCGAACTGCCGGAGGGCCCCCGCGTCATCGAGGACCTGCTCCGCCGCGACGTCATCGTCCGCGAATCCGAGGACCGCTACCGCATCAAGGTGGGGCTGTTCGCGGAGTGGCTCTGGCACCGAAAGGCGTAACCCCCGTGACCGAGCCGATGCCGGGCGGTTCCGGCAATCCCTTCGCCACGGTCGGCCATCCCGTGCACGGTCCGGCCCATGTGGGCCGCACCGGAGCCGTGGACGTCCTGCTGGAGCGGGTGCTGCACCAGTCGACGGCGGGTGCGACCGCGATCATCGGTCCGCCGCGGATCGGCAAGTCGAGCCTGGCGTACCACGTCTTCATGCGGCCCGACGCCCGTGTGTCCCATCCCCAGCTGCTGCCGGTCTGGATGAACGTACGGACGCAGGCGGGCATCCAGCAGGTCTTCCGCAGGCTCTGCGACGACGTCTGGGATCTGCTGTCCGAGCGGTCCCCCGATATCGACGCGCGCACCGCGGCCGCCTACCAGCGGGCGGTGGCACCCGATCTCCTCTGGGGGCAGGCCCAGAGCGAGACCCAGGAGTTCCTCCGGCTGGTCCGGCGGCGCGGCTGGCGGGTGGTGCTGGTCCTGGACGAGTTCGACGCGGCCCGTGAGGTGTTCCGTACGGAGCCGGGCACCTTCCAGGCGCTCCGGGAGATCGCGTACAACCTCGACTGGAACATCGGTCTGGTCACCACCTCCCGCCGGGAGCTCCGCGAGATCGTCGACATGGCCGATCCCGATGAGTCGACCTTCGCCGGAATCTTCCGCTCCCTCTTTCTGACCTGCTTCGACACCGAGGAGCTGACGGCGCTCACGGCCCGGGTGCCGGGCTTTGCACACCAGCGGGACGGCGACGGCGACGGGGACGGAGACGGGGAGGATCCGGCGGCCGCCGTCGCCCGGCTCGGCGAGCTGACCGGCGGGCACCCCTATCTGGCGAGCGTGCTGCTGGACCGGGTCTGCGGCGCCGCCCGGGGCCGCCCGTTCCGGCTGCTCGACGAGCTGGAGGGCCTCGCGCACTCCCGGCCCGCCGAATTCCAGTACTACTACCGCGATCTCCAGGAGCTGCTGCGCGCCGACGGCCGACTCCGGGCGCTCCTGGAGGTGGTCCTCGGCCCCCAGCTCGTGGTCACCCCGGACGATGCCCTGGTCCTGGTCCAGCAGGGCCTGGTCCGGGTGGAGGACGGCGCGTACCGCGCGTTCTCCGAGGACTTCCAGCAGTTCCTGACCCTGATCGGCCGGAAGCTGGACCACTGGGACAGCTGGATGACCGTGGAGCTGCGCGTCCGGGATCTGGTGGAGTCCGTCTTCGAGGAGCGGTACGGCTCCGACTGGCCGGACCGGCTGCGGGAGGTCCGGCCCAAGCTGGTCGCCATGCTCGACCAGTGCGAGGAGCTGCGCGCCCGGGAGCAGCGGTCGTTCGGCGCCCGGGGCTCCACGCGGCTGCTGGACTTCACCTATCCGCGTGATCTGTACGACCTGATGGCCTCGCACTGGGATCTCTTCGGCCCGCTGCTGAAGAAGGACAAGGCGTACTGGAACGAACGCTTCTCGCTGCTGGCGAAGGTCCGCAACCCCATGGT
Encoded proteins:
- a CDS encoding ATP-binding protein; protein product: MTEPMPGGSGNPFATVGHPVHGPAHVGRTGAVDVLLERVLHQSTAGATAIIGPPRIGKSSLAYHVFMRPDARVSHPQLLPVWMNVRTQAGIQQVFRRLCDDVWDLLSERSPDIDARTAAAYQRAVAPDLLWGQAQSETQEFLRLVRRRGWRVVLVLDEFDAAREVFRTEPGTFQALREIAYNLDWNIGLVTTSRRELREIVDMADPDESTFAGIFRSLFLTCFDTEELTALTARVPGFAHQRDGDGDGDGDGEDPAAAVARLGELTGGHPYLASVLLDRVCGAARGRPFRLLDELEGLAHSRPAEFQYYYRDLQELLRADGRLRALLEVVLGPQLVVTPDDALVLVQQGLVRVEDGAYRAFSEDFQQFLTLIGRKLDHWDSWMTVELRVRDLVESVFEERYGSDWPDRLREVRPKLVAMLDQCEELRAREQRSFGARGSTRLLDFTYPRDLYDLMASHWDLFGPLLKKDKAYWNERFSLLAKVRNPMVHNRMSVVTAVEQRTFQVYCDEIMELLDRTGG